The Actinomycetota bacterium genome contains the following window.
AGGGTCAGGCTATCCTCGCCGCGATAGAAGCGGTCGAAGACGTGTTCCAGGGTTTCGGGCGGAATGCCAGGCCCAAAGTCTTGCACGCGGATTTCGGCCTGGTTTCCGTTGCGATATGCTGTGACCAGCACCGGGCTGTCGGAATGTTTCAGGGCGTTATCCAGTCCGATGAGCAGAACCTGCTTAAAAGCGTCCCGGTCTCCCATAATTGACAAATCTTCGGCCTCTAGGCGAATGTCACGCGCCGGGTCGAGGGCGCGCGCCTGGCGGCAGGTTTCCTCCAGCACTGGCAGGATGGCGACCGGCTCCTTGACCAGGCTGCGTCCGGCATCAGAGCGGGCCAGCACCAGCAGGTCATTGACCAGTCTTATCAACCGGTCACTCTCGTCGGTCATATCCGACAGAATGTCGTCCCGCTCCTCAGCCGGGATGGGTGGCTGGCGGCGCAAAAGGCCCAGGTTGCCGCGCAGGGTGGTCAGCGGGGTGCGCAGTTCGTGTGAGACATCGGCCACGAAATTGCGCTGCATTTCGAGCGAATGGGCGACTTTCTCGTAAGCATCCTGCAACTGCGCCAGCATGTCGTTGAAGGTGGCGGCCAATTTGCCCACTTCATCCCGCGGGCCGCGATATCGCACGCGGTGGCTGAAATTGCGCTCCTGGCCGATGGTTTGCGCTGTTTGGGTAATCTGCGCGATGGGGCGCAGAAGCGCGCCCGAAAACAGCCAGCCCACCCCCAAGGCGGTGACGATGATGAACAGACTTAGCCCGCCAAATGACAGACCAAAGAAGCGCAGGGAGCGGTTGCGCTCTTCCAATGAACGCGCCAGTTGCAAAATGTAAAGCGTTTGCCCGTTTTGCGTGAGCGGGCGGTTGTAAATGAGCGTGGTCTGGTCGTTGACCGTTGCGGTTTGCCACCACTCGTGCCCGTTTTGCAGTTGGCTCAGTCCGTTGGCATCAAGCGGCAGGGCGTCTTCGACGCGGCCTTGCGGGCTGGCGAGCAGATTGCCATGCGGGTCGAGAATGCGGACAATTTCGCGCTCGCGCAAGTCGCGGAAGGGACGGTCTTCGGGGAAGTCGGAGAAGGAGCGCGGTGGGCGGTCTGTGACGAGGGGGATTTGCACGTTCAGGCTGTTGGCGCTTAAAATCGCCTCGCCCAGCCCAAAACTGGAGCGGCGCAGGTCATCTTGCAGGGCCAGATAGGTGACGCTCGAGAGAATGCCATAAATTGCCAAGCCAATGAACAAGAGGATGACGGCCAGGATGACGCTGTAAAGCAGGGTGAAACGCAAGCGGATGGACATAGGTGTTACTCTTCCCTCAGGACATACCCCACACCGCGCACAGTCTGAATGAGACGGGGAAGGCCGTCGGCTTCCAGTTTTTTGCGCAGGTAGCCGATGTAGATTTCGAGTACATTATCGTCGCCGCCGAAGTCATATCCCCAGATCTCGCGCAGGATTTGAGCGCGCTCCAGCACTTGGCGCGGATGGCGCAGGAGCAGGTGCAGCAGGTTGAACTCGGTCAGCGTCAGTGAAAGGTTCAGACCGCCGCGCCGAGCTTCGCGGGTGGACGGGTCGAGGCGCAGGTCGGTGTATTCCAAGATTTGCGCCTCGGGTTTAGCTTCGACGCGCCGCAGCAGGGCATGCACGCGCGCCACCAGTTCTGCCGGGGCGAAGGGCTTGACCAGGTAATCGTCCGCGCCGCTTTCGAGGCCGTCGACGCGGTTCTCGATGGCATCCCGGGCGGTCAGCATCAGCACCAGGATTTTGTTCTTCTCGGCGCGCAACTGCCGGAGCAGGGTTAGCCCGTCCATCTTGGGCATCATCCAGTCGGCAATCAAAAGGTCGGGGGATTTTTCGTCGATGACAATCAGGGCCTCCTCGCCATTGCTGGCGGTCAGGACGGTCAGGTTTTCATAGACCAGCGTGCGCTGGAGCATTTTGAGCAATTTCAGGTCGTCATCGACGATGAGGACAGCGGGCATGGGGCAATTCCGATTTCGGGCGAATGGGTTGGATTTACAGGCAGTTTATGGTTACGTTATAAGCATATATCGGTTTGCTGTGAAATGGCTATGAATGGAAGCAGATTCTGGGTATTTTCACAGCAATTTCACAGGTTATTCTTGGCTTGCTCACAGGATGTGATTTTAGAATCACAGTATCCAGAATCTGACACTTCCTGAAAGGACATCACCCATGCAAAAACACCTGAAGATATTATCACTCCTGCTCTTTCTCTTGATGGCGATACCGCTGTCAGGATGCGCCGGGCAGGCCAATGCCCAGTCCAGTGTAACGTTCCAGCCGGTTACGACCATCACGCTTGGCACGAGCATCGAATCGAGCGGCACGCTCAGCGCCGGGCAGTTGACCACCCTGGCGTGGGGAACCAACGGCGTCATCGAGATGGTCAACGTGAAGCCGGGCAGCCAGGTCAAAAAAGGCGAGGTACTGGCAAGCCTGCGGATCGATTCCGTCCCCGCCAGCATCCTCCAGGCGCGCGCCGATCTCGCTTCTGCCGAGGAAACTCTGGACAGCCTGCAAGACAATGCCCTGGTCCTGACCCAGGCAAAATTGGACGTGGTCACCGCCGAACAAACCCTGGCCGATGCCGAAAAGACCTTCGCTTCGCTCGATTATCCGCGCGCTTCAGATGCGCTTATCTTGAATACCGAGGCCCAAATCCGGCAGGCAGAACAAAGCGTGGCGCGCGCCTCTGACCATTATCGGACGGTTCAAAATTTGTCGGATGGCGACTCGCCCAAGACCGAAGCCATGCTGGCCCTGACCAACGCCCAACTCAGCCTGAACAGTCTAAAGGCCAACCTCAACTGGTACACCGGCAAACCCGCCCAGAGCGACTATGATTCGGCCCGCTTGAACGTGGAAAAGGCCAAAATTCAGCTGGCGGAAGCCCAGAAAGAAGTGGAACGCCTGCAAAGTGGAAAGCCTTCCACCGAATTGGCGCAGGCCGAGGCCAGCGTGGCTGGCGCGCGCGAGCAAGCCAATGCGATGTATATCCTCGCACCCTTCGATGGCGAAGTGATTGTGCTGTATGCCCAACCGGGAGAGGTCGTCCAAAATAGCGCAACCGCTATGGGACTGGTAGATTACAGTACCCTGAAAGTGGAGCTCTCCATTGACGAATCCGAAATCACCCAGGTCAAAGTGGGCGACCCGGCGGAAATCAGCATCGATTCGCTCCCCGGCCTGATGCTGACTGGCAAAGTGACCCTGATTGACCCGATTGGGCAAACCGTCAGCGGACTGGTCAAATATACCGCTATCGTTTCAGTCGAGCGGCCCGAAACGGCCATCCTGTTCGGCGCAACCGCCAATGTGATCGTGACCACCGGCGAGCCACGCGCTCTGCTGGCCGTGCCGGTCGGCGCGATATTAAGTGATTCGGATGGTGAATATATCTTGCGGGTTGGCGCAGATGGACTGACGCAGCGGGTGGATGTGGAAACCGGCGACCTGGCCGGGAGCCTGGTCACGCTGGTGAAGAGCGGCGGACTGAAAGAAGGCGACCAGGTGCAGGTCGGCGGCTCGTCTGGCACCAATCAAGATCAACAGCGCAACCCGGGCGGAATGATGCCCTTCGGAGGCTGATATGGCGCTCATCGAACTACGCAGCCTGACCAAAGTGTTCCAGATGGGTGAAAACGCAGTTCACGCCCTGGCAGGCGTTTCACTCGATATCGAAAAGGGTGAAATGC
Protein-coding sequences here:
- a CDS encoding efflux RND transporter periplasmic adaptor subunit, whose product is MQKHLKILSLLLFLLMAIPLSGCAGQANAQSSVTFQPVTTITLGTSIESSGTLSAGQLTTLAWGTNGVIEMVNVKPGSQVKKGEVLASLRIDSVPASILQARADLASAEETLDSLQDNALVLTQAKLDVVTAEQTLADAEKTFASLDYPRASDALILNTEAQIRQAEQSVARASDHYRTVQNLSDGDSPKTEAMLALTNAQLSLNSLKANLNWYTGKPAQSDYDSARLNVEKAKIQLAEAQKEVERLQSGKPSTELAQAEASVAGAREQANAMYILAPFDGEVIVLYAQPGEVVQNSATAMGLVDYSTLKVELSIDESEITQVKVGDPAEISIDSLPGLMLTGKVTLIDPIGQTVSGLVKYTAIVSVERPETAILFGATANVIVTTGEPRALLAVPVGAILSDSDGEYILRVGADGLTQRVDVETGDLAGSLVTLVKSGGLKEGDQVQVGGSSGTNQDQQRNPGGMMPFGG
- a CDS encoding HAMP domain-containing protein; this translates as MSIRLRFTLLYSVILAVILLFIGLAIYGILSSVTYLALQDDLRRSSFGLGEAILSANSLNVQIPLVTDRPPRSFSDFPEDRPFRDLREREIVRILDPHGNLLASPQGRVEDALPLDANGLSQLQNGHEWWQTATVNDQTTLIYNRPLTQNGQTLYILQLARSLEERNRSLRFFGLSFGGLSLFIIVTALGVGWLFSGALLRPIAQITQTAQTIGQERNFSHRVRYRGPRDEVGKLAATFNDMLAQLQDAYEKVAHSLEMQRNFVADVSHELRTPLTTLRGNLGLLRRQPPIPAEERDDILSDMTDESDRLIRLVNDLLVLARSDAGRSLVKEPVAILPVLEETCRQARALDPARDIRLEAEDLSIMGDRDAFKQVLLIGLDNALKHSDSPVLVTAYRNGNQAEIRVQDFGPGIPPETLEHVFDRFYRGEDSLTLPGFGLGLSIAKSLTESIGGTILMESEAGMGSTLMLSFFLKED
- a CDS encoding response regulator transcription factor, which codes for MPAVLIVDDDLKLLKMLQRTLVYENLTVLTASNGEEALIVIDEKSPDLLIADWMMPKMDGLTLLRQLRAEKNKILVLMLTARDAIENRVDGLESGADDYLVKPFAPAELVARVHALLRRVEAKPEAQILEYTDLRLDPSTREARRGGLNLSLTLTEFNLLHLLLRHPRQVLERAQILREIWGYDFGGDDNVLEIYIGYLRKKLEADGLPRLIQTVRGVGYVLREE